The genomic region GCCGAGACCCTGCCAGGAGCGGACCAGCTCGACGGCCAGCCAGCCCGACGGCAGGACGACGAGTGCGGCCGCGATCCGCCGCCGCGAGGGGAGGCCTGCCAGCAGGCGGTGCACCTGCCACCCCCACAGGGCCCACAGGGCGCCGAGCAGCGCCGCGAGGACGAACGTGAAGACGTGCAGGAAGGGCAGCAGCCAGTGGTGCATGGCCACCATGAAGCCGAACCCGCCGCACCAGCCGTCGTACGCCGCGCGTTTCCCGGTCGGCGCGCTGCGGATCAGCAGGATCCAGGGGACCAGGGCGACGTAGGCCCACCACCACGCGGACGGGGCGGGATAGGCGAGTACGGGAAGGGCGCCCGCTATCACGGCGGCGGCCGAGCGCCGCCACGGGGAGGCGAGCCAGTGGCCGAGCGTCTTCATAGGCGCCTCCTACCCGCTCGTGCCTCCAGTGTGCGCCCTGGGGACGATCTACGACAGTGGACGCCGGGTCAGTTGACCACAGGTGCCGTCCGCCGCTCGGGAAGGCGCCGCCACTTCTCCCTCACGACCACCTCGCTCAGCCGCCAGCCGTCGATCGTGCGCCGCAGCCCGAACGCGTACCGGCCGCCGCACACGAAGTCGGGCGCCGGCCCTTCGGTGGCCATGGGGTTGACGTAGTCGGCCTGGACCTGGGCCGTGTCGCCGGTGTCCTGCTCCCAGACACCGAAGCGCACCCGCCGGTTGACGATCAGGTGCTGTCGCATCGGGAAGAGCCGCATGCTCTCGGCGAGCCACTCGGCGACCGCCGGGGCCTCCCCCTCGATGCCGCCGGCCGAGCGGTAGTCCGCCCGTCCCTGAGGGACGAACAGCCCCCGGTACGCCTCCCAGTCACCGTCGTCGACCGCCACCGCGTAGTCGGTGATCACTCCGTCGACGGCCAGCCGGTCTCTCACGGTGGCGAGCTCCACGCGCTGCGTCATCGGCTCAGTGTTGGGCATGGGAGGCGCGGAGCCAAGGGGTGTGCGGCGGGATCAGGCCGCCTTGACGACGGCGCCGCGGATCGCGGCCGCCCACTCGACGACCAGCAGCTCGTACTCCGCGCGCTCCTCGGCCGACAGGGTGCCGCCCGTGCGCCGCCAGAGCGCACGGATCTCCTCGTTGACCTCGGCGGCGGACCGCACGGAACCAGGGGTCAAGAAATCGGGGGACATGCCGACAAGCCTAGGGGGAGCCACTGACAGCCCGCTACCGGACGGCTACCCGATCGCTATGCGGTTGGTCACGAGACGCGGGTCACAGGCCGCCGGGGTCAGCCCGCCGACTCGGCCGCGTGCGGGCTCAGCGCGCCCATCGACACCAGGGCGATGATGACCACGCCGAGCGCGATCCGGTACCAGACGAACGGCATGAAGCTCTTGGTCGAGATGAACTTCATGAACCACGCGATCACCGCGTAGCCGACGCCGAAGGCGATGATCGTCGCGAAGATCGTCGGCCCCCACGAGACGTGGCCGCCCTCCGTCGCGTCCTTGAGCTCGAAGAGGCCGGAGGCCAGCACCGCGGGGATGGCGAGCAGGAAGGAGTAGCGGGCCGCGGCCTCGCGCTTGTAGCCCATGAACAGGCCGCCGCTGATGGTGGCGCCGGAGCGGGAGACGCCGGGGATGAGCGCCATGGCCTGGCAGACGCCGTAGATCAGGCCGTCCCGTACGCCGAGGTCCTCCAGGGACTTGCGCTGCTTGGGTGCGCGGTGCCTGCCGCCGCTCTCGTCTCGTGCCGCGAGCCGGTCGGCGACGCCCAGGACGATGCCCATGCCGATCAGCATCGTCGCGGTGATCCGCAGGTCGCGGAACGGCCCCTCGATCTGGTCCTTCAGCGTCACGCCGAGCACACCGATCGGTATGGAGCCGACGATGACCAGCCAGCCCATCCGCGCGTCGGGGTCGCTGCGGAGCGCCTTGTTCGTGAGCGAGCGCGTCCACGCCGAGATGATCCGCCCGATGTCCTTGCGGAAGTAGATCAGCACGGCGGCCTCCGTGCCGATCTGGGTGATCGCCGTGAAGGCGGCGCCCGGGTCCTCCCAGCCCGAGAAGGCCGCCGTCAGGCGCAGGTGCGCACTGGACGAGACGGGGAGGAACTCGGTCAGCCCCTGGACGAGTCCGAGGATGAGTGATTCGAACCAAGACATGAGGTAGCGGAGTCCAAGTGCCGATCGTGGAACGGACGACGGGCACACCGGCCCGCCGGGTGTGACGAACCGGGGGATCAGGTGTGCCGAGGGGGAAGCGTAGCGTCCCCGGACGGCCGCTCCGACACAGGGGTTTGGCCGGTGCTGTGCGGCGGGGCGGGATCAGGCCGCCGTCGGTCCGGTCACCGTCCAGCCGGGCGTCCGGGGGTGGGCCGTGAGGTCCTCGTGGCGCACCTCGTCGCCGCAGGCCCGGCAGGTGACGACCGGGGCGAGGGCCTGGCCGCAGGAGTGCTCCAGGACCATCGGACGGTCGCCGTCCGTGCGCAGGTGGCGGTCGCCCCAGGCCATGAGGGTCATCAGCACGGGTTCCAGTTCCAGCCCGGCCCGGGTGGGCCGGTACTCGAAGCGCTGCGGGCGCTCGCTGTAGGGCTGCTTGACCAGGATCCCGGCGTCGACGAGCCGGCGCAGCCGCGTGGCGAGGATGTCGCGCGGTGCGCCGATGTTGCGCACCAGCTGGTCGAAACGGCCGTTGCCGAGGCACACCTCCCGCAGGACGAGCAGCGAGTACTTCTCGCCCACGAGGGCCAGGGTGTCGGCGATGGAGCAGGGGCGCGGATCTTTGCTGGCGGCCATGAAGCCCAGTCTAGGAGAGGGTTGGATTTTCCAACCCATGGAGCTACGGTGAGTTTGGATTTCCTACTCACTGGTAGTCGTGGAGGCCCGCACATGCGTGACGCAGTCATCGTCGAAGCCGTACGCACCCCGATCGGCAAGGGCAAGCCGAACGGCGCCCTCGCGCACGTCCACCCGGTGGAGCTCCTCGCCCACACCCTGCGCACCCTCGTCGAACGCTCCGGCGTCGATCCGGCGCTGATCGACGACGTCATCGGCGGCACCGTCGACCAGGTCGGCGAGCAGGCCATGAACACCACCCGCTACGCCGCCCTGTCCGCGGGCTTCCCCGAGTCGGTGCCCGCGACCACCGTGGACCGCCAGTGCGGCTCCTCCCAGCAGGCCGTGCACTTCGCGGCCCAGGGCGTCCTCTCGGGCGCGTACGACCTCGTCGTGGCCTGCGGGGTCGAGTCGATGAGCCGGGTGCCGATGTGGTCGAACGTGCCCGCGGGCAAGGACCCCTTCGGCCCGGGGATCGCCGAGCGCTACCCGGAGGGACTCGTCCCGCAGGGCATCAGCGCCGAACTCATCGCCGCCAAGTGGTCGATCGGCCGCGAGCAGATGGACGACTTCGCCGTCTCGTCGCACCGGAAGGCCGCGGCGGCCTGGGACAGCGGGCTCTTCGACGCCGAGGTCGCGCCCCTGGAGGGCGTCACGCGCGACGAGTGCGTACGGCCCGGCAGCACCACCGAGGTCCTCGCCGGCCTCAAGCCCGCCTACTACGACCCCGGCTTCGCCGAGCGCTTCCCGCAGATCGAGTGGAACGTCACGGCGGGCAACGCCAGCCCCGTCAACGACGGCGCCTCGGCGGTGCTCATCACCTCCGGCGAGACGGCGGCCCGGCTCGGCCTGCGCCCGCTCGCCCGGCTGCACAGCTTCGCGGTCACCGGCTCCGACCCGCTGCTGATGCTCACCGGTGTCGTCCCGGCGACCGAGAAGGTGCTGCGCAGGGCGTCGCTCACCCTCGACGACATCGATCTGTTCGAGGTCAACGAGGCGTTCTCGAGCGTCGTTCTGGCCTGGCGGCAGGAGACCGGCGCCGACCTCGCCCGGGTCAACGTGCACGGCGGCGCGATCGCGCTCGGCCACCCCCTCGGCGCGAGCGGCACCCGGCTGACGACGACGCTGGTGCACGCGATGCGGGAACGGGGCGCCCGGTACGCGCTCCAGACGATGTGCGAGGCGGGCGGGCTCGCCAACGCCATGGTGCTGGA from Streptomyces chartreusis NRRL 3882 harbors:
- a CDS encoding nuclear transport factor 2 family protein; translated protein: MTQRVELATVRDRLAVDGVITDYAVAVDDGDWEAYRGLFVPQGRADYRSAGGIEGEAPAVAEWLAESMRLFPMRQHLIVNRRVRFGVWEQDTGDTAQVQADYVNPMATEGPAPDFVCGGRYAFGLRRTIDGWRLSEVVVREKWRRLPERRTAPVVN
- a CDS encoding undecaprenyl-diphosphate phosphatase, coding for MSWFESLILGLVQGLTEFLPVSSSAHLRLTAAFSGWEDPGAAFTAITQIGTEAAVLIYFRKDIGRIISAWTRSLTNKALRSDPDARMGWLVIVGSIPIGVLGVTLKDQIEGPFRDLRITATMLIGMGIVLGVADRLAARDESGGRHRAPKQRKSLEDLGVRDGLIYGVCQAMALIPGVSRSGATISGGLFMGYKREAAARYSFLLAIPAVLASGLFELKDATEGGHVSWGPTIFATIIAFGVGYAVIAWFMKFISTKSFMPFVWYRIALGVVIIALVSMGALSPHAAESAG
- a CDS encoding winged helix-turn-helix transcriptional regulator; translated protein: MAASKDPRPCSIADTLALVGEKYSLLVLREVCLGNGRFDQLVRNIGAPRDILATRLRRLVDAGILVKQPYSERPQRFEYRPTRAGLELEPVLMTLMAWGDRHLRTDGDRPMVLEHSCGQALAPVVTCRACGDEVRHEDLTAHPRTPGWTVTGPTAA
- a CDS encoding thiolase family protein encodes the protein MRDAVIVEAVRTPIGKGKPNGALAHVHPVELLAHTLRTLVERSGVDPALIDDVIGGTVDQVGEQAMNTTRYAALSAGFPESVPATTVDRQCGSSQQAVHFAAQGVLSGAYDLVVACGVESMSRVPMWSNVPAGKDPFGPGIAERYPEGLVPQGISAELIAAKWSIGREQMDDFAVSSHRKAAAAWDSGLFDAEVAPLEGVTRDECVRPGSTTEVLAGLKPAYYDPGFAERFPQIEWNVTAGNASPVNDGASAVLITSGETAARLGLRPLARLHSFAVTGSDPLLMLTGVVPATEKVLRRASLTLDDIDLFEVNEAFSSVVLAWRQETGADLARVNVHGGAIALGHPLGASGTRLTTTLVHAMRERGARYALQTMCEAGGLANAMVLERV